A region of Domibacillus sp. DTU_2020_1001157_1_SI_ALB_TIR_016 DNA encodes the following proteins:
- a CDS encoding alpha-glucosidase/alpha-galactosidase, protein MSVKVAFIGAGSIGFTRGLLKDLLSVPELQNIEVSFTDINERNLDMVTQLCQRDINENNLNIKIHSTTDRREALREAKYIFSVVRIGGLKAFEQDIEIPLKYGVDQCVGDTLSAGGIMYGQRGIAAVMEFCKDIREVADPDCLLMNYANPMAMITWACNKYGGVRTIGLCHGVQHGHQQIADVFGLKKEEVDIICAGINHQTWYVQVKHNGQDLTGKLLEAFEKHPEFSKTEKVRIDMLRRFGYYSTESNGHLSEYLPWYRKRPEEIKDWIDLGSWINGETGGYLRVCTESRNWFMNDFPNWMKDPALVYDPTDRSEEHGSYIVEALETGRVYRGHFNVVNNGIISNLPDDAVIEAPGYVDGNGISMPTVGDLPLGCAAVCNVSISVQWLAVEAAIQGNDNLLRQAMMMDPLVGAVCNPKEIWQMVDEMLVAHEQWLPQYSQAIAQAKDRLKNGPLIPTKQTNGAARIPVKSVEEMAANRDAMNQTAGAADKAKKRQPAS, encoded by the coding sequence ATGTCAGTAAAGGTTGCGTTTATCGGAGCGGGGAGCATCGGCTTTACCAGAGGGCTGTTAAAAGATTTACTGTCAGTGCCAGAATTGCAGAATATCGAAGTGTCATTTACTGATATAAATGAGCGCAACTTGGATATGGTAACGCAATTATGCCAAAGAGACATAAATGAGAATAACTTAAATATTAAAATACATTCAACAACTGACCGGAGGGAAGCGCTCCGGGAGGCAAAATACATTTTTTCAGTTGTACGCATTGGCGGACTCAAAGCTTTCGAACAGGATATTGAAATTCCCCTTAAGTACGGCGTGGATCAGTGTGTAGGGGATACGCTCAGTGCGGGAGGCATCATGTATGGCCAGAGAGGCATAGCTGCAGTGATGGAATTCTGCAAAGACATTCGTGAAGTAGCGGATCCGGATTGTTTGCTTATGAACTACGCGAATCCAATGGCCATGATCACATGGGCTTGCAATAAATATGGCGGCGTGAGAACGATTGGCCTATGTCATGGTGTGCAGCATGGTCATCAGCAAATTGCAGATGTATTTGGTCTTAAGAAAGAAGAAGTCGATATTATCTGTGCAGGCATTAATCATCAAACATGGTACGTACAGGTCAAACATAACGGCCAAGATTTAACAGGGAAACTGCTAGAAGCATTTGAAAAGCATCCTGAGTTCAGCAAAACTGAGAAAGTCCGCATCGATATGCTGCGACGCTTTGGCTATTACAGCACTGAATCCAATGGCCATTTAAGCGAGTATTTACCCTGGTATCGTAAGCGTCCTGAAGAAATTAAAGACTGGATTGACTTGGGCAGCTGGATTAATGGTGAAACTGGCGGCTACCTAAGAGTTTGTACTGAAAGCAGAAACTGGTTTATGAATGACTTTCCTAACTGGATGAAGGATCCGGCACTGGTATACGATCCTACTGACAGGAGTGAAGAGCACGGTTCATATATTGTTGAAGCGTTAGAAACAGGCAGAGTATATAGAGGGCATTTTAACGTAGTAAACAATGGCATTATTTCAAATTTGCCAGATGATGCGGTTATTGAAGCGCCCGGCTATGTAGATGGGAATGGCATCAGCATGCCTACTGTTGGTGACTTGCCTTTAGGCTGCGCAGCTGTATGCAACGTGAGTATTTCTGTACAATGGCTAGCTGTTGAGGCAGCAATCCAGGGCAATGATAATCTGCTTCGTCAAGCAATGATGATGGACCCGCTAGTTGGTGCTGTATGCAACCCGAAAGAAATTTGGCAGATGGTTGATGAAATGCTGGTAGCCCATGAGCAGTGGCTGCCTCAGTATAGTCAAGCCATTGCTCAAGCAAAAGACCGTTTAAAAAATGGGCCGCTAATTCCGACAAAACAAACGAATGGAGCGGCACGGATCCCGGTAAAATCGGTAGAAGAAATGGCAGCAAACCGCGATGCAATGAACCAGACTGCTGGCGCTGCGGATAAAGCAAAGAAGAGACAGCCGGCAAGTTAA
- a CDS encoding AraC family transcriptional regulator, with amino-acid sequence MKTESLYRPELRTIDAYPKVNAYYFVQWDEYQMDFHAHREIEIMYVIHGTCVIEMKDEAVTMHKGDFILIDAGVAHRLIVEKQQPCRVLNMEFIFKEGGHPVPSIRQLADSDETVDRFLSMDLPHILLKDSCELSSLLQRIVLEMDQKKNGQDMMFHLMFAQMIVLIARLADEQRNDSVSSNSYIKEALNYLHQHYDCDIQVKDIASVVNLHPGYFHRIFKQHIGCTVMEYLLSVRMDKAKMLLSDTNISISDVPDYVGINSIQYFSALFKKHSQETPLSYRRKHQTIRNMIQRDDVIVEHSS; translated from the coding sequence TTGAAAACAGAAAGCTTATACCGGCCTGAATTGAGAACAATAGATGCTTACCCAAAAGTGAATGCGTATTATTTTGTCCAGTGGGATGAGTATCAAATGGATTTTCATGCTCACCGCGAAATTGAGATTATGTATGTTATTCATGGAACGTGTGTAATTGAAATGAAGGATGAAGCGGTGACTATGCATAAAGGAGATTTCATTTTAATTGATGCCGGTGTGGCGCATCGGTTGATTGTAGAAAAGCAGCAGCCGTGCCGTGTGTTAAATATGGAGTTTATTTTTAAAGAAGGCGGGCATCCTGTACCTTCAATTCGCCAATTAGCAGATTCTGATGAAACAGTAGACCGTTTTTTATCAATGGATTTACCTCATATTTTATTAAAAGATTCATGCGAACTATCCAGCCTGTTGCAACGAATTGTTTTGGAGATGGATCAAAAAAAGAATGGGCAGGATATGATGTTTCACCTAATGTTTGCCCAAATGATTGTGTTAATTGCGAGATTAGCGGATGAGCAGAGAAATGATTCAGTTTCATCAAATTCCTATATAAAGGAAGCCTTAAATTACCTTCATCAACACTACGATTGCGATATTCAAGTGAAAGACATTGCTTCGGTTGTAAATTTACATCCGGGTTATTTTCACCGGATCTTTAAACAGCATATTGGCTGTACAGTGATGGAATATTTGCTTTCTGTGCGAATGGATAAAGCTAAAATGCTCTTATCTGATACGAATATTTCAATCAGTGATGTGCCTGATTATGTGGGTATCAATAGCATCCAATATTTTAGCGCGCTATTTAAAAAACATTCACAGGAAACACCTTTGTCTTATCGGAGAAAACATCAGACAATACGCAATATGATCCAGCGGGATGATGTGATCGTAGAGCATTCAAGTTAA
- a CDS encoding carbohydrate ABC transporter permease: MEKMNKKTTAIVQVIITFIAAVYLLPTLFVLFYALKSRQETAQSFPLALPKSIEWGNFTRAFETLNFWQTFGNTLWITACSVVLIILISSMAAYSIARGATRIFNSAYVFFIAGILIPYQVIFVPMFILGRNLGFVNNYWGVIFLYVATNLPMAIFIATGFMKNIPKEIEEAAAIDGASIYKTYWVIVLPMLKPVSAALAIILSLQIWNDYLLPLLFLQDNSMKTLTVMQAQLFSAFSTDFNTGFAGIILSSLPILILFLFMQRHFVKGISMGAGK, translated from the coding sequence ATGGAGAAGATGAACAAAAAAACAACGGCCATTGTCCAAGTTATTATTACATTCATAGCCGCTGTGTATCTGCTCCCGACGCTTTTTGTCCTCTTTTATGCGTTAAAATCCAGGCAGGAAACAGCGCAGTCTTTTCCATTGGCACTGCCGAAAAGTATTGAATGGGGAAATTTCACGAGAGCATTTGAAACACTGAATTTTTGGCAGACATTCGGCAATACATTATGGATCACAGCTTGTTCCGTTGTCTTGATTATTTTGATCAGTTCAATGGCTGCTTACTCGATTGCAAGAGGAGCGACAAGAATCTTTAATTCCGCTTACGTATTCTTCATTGCCGGCATTCTGATTCCGTACCAAGTTATTTTTGTACCAATGTTCATTTTAGGCCGGAATTTAGGATTTGTTAATAATTATTGGGGCGTCATTTTTCTTTATGTTGCGACGAATTTGCCGATGGCCATTTTTATTGCAACAGGCTTTATGAAAAATATACCGAAAGAAATCGAAGAAGCGGCCGCTATTGATGGGGCTTCTATTTACAAAACATACTGGGTAATTGTTCTTCCAATGCTGAAGCCGGTTTCAGCAGCACTGGCGATCATTTTATCCCTTCAAATTTGGAATGATTATCTGCTCCCGCTTCTGTTTCTGCAAGACAACAGCATGAAAACATTGACTGTTATGCAGGCACAGTTATTCAGTGCATTTAGTACAGACTTTAATACAGGTTTTGCCGGGATCATTCTTTCTTCCCTGCCAATCTTAATCCTTTTCCTTTTTATGCAGCGCCACTTTGTAAAAGGAATTTCTATGGGTGCTGGAAAATGA
- a CDS encoding sugar ABC transporter permease: MKDSVSSKTNPTVSLSRFFSFSKRQNRIGSKRPYFVLILPAFVFFTIGMIIPLLMGIADSFTNWDGISTEKEFIGFDNYTAIFKDAMFKEAFTFTFFFMIFNTIIQNVAALLFAVMLDSSIRAKNFYRTIIFAPVLLSPILVGQIWTKMYGNVLPAINDRLGTDISFNLFSSPDTVLTGLVIANNWQWIGYWMIIYLAGLQSIPKELYEAGNIDGTNVFQKFWHITLPMLAPSITICTIGIATGSLKVFELIIAATNGGPGTSSQSMIMYIFNSAFSAQKSGYASAMSVVFLLILLVFAFIQLKVLRKREVDM, from the coding sequence ATGAAAGATAGTGTAAGCAGCAAAACCAATCCAACTGTTTCGTTAAGCCGCTTTTTTTCTTTTTCTAAACGTCAAAATAGGATTGGGAGCAAGCGGCCTTATTTCGTGTTAATTTTGCCGGCTTTTGTTTTCTTTACTATCGGCATGATAATCCCTCTTTTAATGGGAATAGCTGATTCGTTCACAAACTGGGACGGTATCAGCACTGAAAAAGAGTTTATAGGGTTTGACAATTATACCGCCATTTTTAAAGACGCTATGTTTAAGGAAGCCTTCACTTTCACGTTTTTCTTTATGATTTTCAACACAATCATTCAAAATGTAGCAGCACTTTTATTTGCAGTTATGCTGGACAGCAGCATTAGAGCAAAGAACTTTTATCGAACTATTATCTTCGCACCAGTATTGCTGAGCCCGATCCTGGTCGGACAAATTTGGACGAAAATGTACGGAAATGTTTTGCCCGCTATTAACGACAGGCTTGGAACGGATATCTCTTTTAATTTGTTTTCAAGTCCCGACACGGTATTAACCGGCCTTGTCATTGCAAACAATTGGCAGTGGATTGGATACTGGATGATCATTTATCTGGCGGGACTGCAGTCAATTCCTAAAGAGCTGTATGAAGCCGGAAATATCGATGGAACGAATGTATTTCAAAAGTTTTGGCACATTACCCTGCCAATGCTGGCTCCTTCGATCACGATTTGTACGATCGGCATTGCAACCGGAAGCCTAAAAGTCTTTGAACTAATCATTGCGGCAACAAACGGGGGACCAGGAACGTCTTCGCAATCGATGATCATGTATATATTCAATAGTGCATTTAGTGCACAGAAGTCCGGATATGCTTCCGCCATGTCAGTAGTATTCTTGCTAATTTTGCTTGTGTTTGCATTCATTCAGCTGAAAGTGCTCCGGAAAAGAGAGGTGGATATGTAA
- a CDS encoding ABC transporter substrate-binding protein: MRKNWMKQVSFLVIAGLFFLLAACGSNEASGDDSSGTVKLKVLDWNSSNTQEVQKAIQEAVKAEVPNVELEFENINWEKDFNSIMQTRIAAQQLPDIMLVKGGDHPKYADHFMDLTNESFIQDIPEDIRKDLPISGKDYAVPYTANYQGVFYNKKIFADNNLEVPKTWDELMKTAKVLESKGVTPFTAHFKDYQLGNNLNQFASIEVFAKDPEWGNKLQKDEVSFAKSKEFKSIFEHFNDIYQYAGDDPFGVDFTGAAEKFANGETAMWIIGTWSVDQTLKNNPDLELGFFPLPANNEEDTKLIMQTDYTWTASANTQHPEEVKKVLEILATNKDLSKTYIDNVQTQSLIPDVIAEGDKPYLTDIENVKANGVVEANIGNVQIPWPYQEQVANYIAEYLLGQKTVGDALKASDEYKANVKFGSE, from the coding sequence ATGAGAAAGAATTGGATGAAGCAGGTTAGTTTTTTAGTTATCGCAGGTCTGTTTTTTTTATTGGCAGCCTGTGGATCAAATGAAGCATCTGGTGATGACAGTTCTGGAACTGTAAAACTTAAAGTCCTCGATTGGAACTCAAGCAATACCCAAGAAGTTCAAAAAGCGATACAAGAAGCTGTAAAAGCTGAAGTCCCAAATGTAGAGCTGGAGTTTGAGAATATTAACTGGGAAAAGGACTTTAATTCAATTATGCAGACAAGAATTGCAGCCCAGCAGCTTCCGGATATTATGCTTGTCAAAGGCGGAGATCATCCTAAGTACGCCGATCATTTTATGGACTTAACAAATGAGTCTTTTATTCAAGACATTCCTGAGGATATCCGAAAAGACCTTCCAATTAGCGGTAAAGATTATGCCGTCCCGTATACAGCTAATTATCAGGGTGTTTTTTATAACAAGAAAATTTTCGCTGATAATAACCTTGAAGTTCCTAAAACTTGGGATGAACTCATGAAGACAGCTAAAGTTCTCGAAAGCAAAGGTGTTACACCATTTACTGCTCACTTTAAGGACTATCAGTTAGGAAACAACCTGAACCAGTTTGCTTCTATTGAAGTATTTGCAAAAGATCCGGAGTGGGGTAATAAACTGCAAAAAGATGAAGTGTCTTTTGCAAAATCAAAGGAATTTAAATCGATCTTTGAGCATTTCAATGATATTTACCAGTATGCCGGTGACGATCCGTTTGGTGTTGATTTCACAGGAGCAGCTGAAAAATTTGCAAATGGAGAAACAGCTATGTGGATCATCGGTACGTGGTCTGTTGATCAAACATTAAAGAATAACCCGGATCTGGAACTTGGATTCTTTCCTCTTCCTGCAAACAATGAAGAAGATACAAAGTTAATTATGCAAACAGATTACACATGGACAGCAAGTGCTAATACACAGCATCCAGAAGAAGTGAAAAAGGTGCTGGAAATTTTAGCAACAAATAAAGATTTATCGAAAACGTACATCGACAACGTTCAAACACAGAGTTTGATTCCAGATGTTATCGCTGAAGGCGACAAGCCTTATCTAACAGATATTGAAAATGTAAAAGCAAATGGAGTGGTTGAGGCGAACATTGGTAACGTTCAAATTCCATGGCCTTATCAAGAACAGGTAGCGAATTATATCGCTGAGTATCTATTAGGGCAGAAGACTGTCGGTGACGCACTCAAGGCGTCAGATGAATATAAAGCGAATGTGAAATTTGGATCAGAATAA
- a CDS encoding RsfA family transcriptional regulator: MKVRQDAWSEENDLLLAETVLRHVREGSTQLKAFEEVGNALNRTGAACGFRWNAVIRQQYEKAFGLARKQRKQYFRNVQKKERPSGIHVVSENNLTDQDTIEIPSSNTLTMRQIIDFLQNINASEVDYKSLRREFETVKQEKAAIETKYGELEKRTLTMQQDYENLVNIMDRARKMVVFGDEAAKKPVLHIESNQDLEKAAE; this comes from the coding sequence ATGAAGGTAAGACAAGATGCTTGGTCAGAAGAAAATGATCTGCTGCTTGCTGAGACCGTATTACGCCATGTGAGAGAGGGAAGTACCCAGCTCAAAGCATTTGAAGAAGTAGGAAATGCCCTTAATAGAACAGGAGCAGCATGCGGCTTCCGCTGGAATGCGGTGATTAGACAACAATACGAGAAGGCGTTTGGTCTTGCACGCAAACAAAGAAAACAATATTTTCGTAATGTCCAAAAGAAAGAACGGCCTTCAGGAATTCATGTTGTTTCTGAGAATAATCTTACAGACCAAGACACAATAGAAATTCCAAGCTCTAATACTCTTACAATGAGACAGATTATTGATTTTCTGCAAAATATAAATGCTTCTGAGGTAGATTATAAAAGCCTTCGAAGAGAATTTGAAACGGTAAAACAAGAGAAAGCAGCTATAGAAACAAAATATGGGGAGCTTGAAAAAAGAACACTTACCATGCAGCAAGACTATGAGAATTTAGTCAATATTATGGATAGGGCCAGAAAGATGGTCGTGTTTGGGGATGAAGCGGCTAAAAAGCCTGTCTTGCATATAGAGAGCAATCAAGATTTAGAAAAAGCAGCAGAATAA